The window AATCAACCTCCAAAAGGTCGCGATCAGGAAGAAGTGGCCGGTTATGCCGATCTCATCGCTCGTGTTTTTGATAATTGGAAAACCATCAAGCTCACTGAGGGTTGGATACAGCAATTCCACACCATCCTTCTCCAGTTCTCAGAGAAAGACAAAATGCATAAGGGCAAATACAAAGATGGCGACAATACAGTCGTAATGGAGAACGACAAAAAGGAAAATGTTGTGCTATTTAATCCTACTCATTCGTATCTCGTAAAAGCAGAAATGCTCGCGGCAACCGAGTGGGCAAATGGGCAACTTCAAAGTCGCCAAATCCACCCAATCTTAGTGATCGCAAATTTCATCTTTGAATTTTTGGCTATTCACCCATTCTCGGATGGTAACGGGCGAGTCAGCCGCGCTCTCACCAATCTTCTGCTCCTTCAGGCGGGATACAGTTATGTGCCGTATGTATCGCTCGACGAGATCATCGAGCAGACTAAGGTTGATTATTATCTCGCGTTACGCGCAACACAAAAGAACCATGGAACTGACCGTGAAGATGTTGCGCCGTGGGTCGACTATTTCCTCACCGCTCTCACCGAACAGACCGAGCGAGCTCGCAAGATCGTGAGCGATGATCAGCCAGAAAAACTTCTCTCTGAAAAACAAAAAGAGGTCTATCAACTATTCACCGAAGATACAGAAAAGGGCAAGGAAATAGGGGTAGCTGAAATGGTCAGGCTTCTTAACGGCAGAATTGAAAGAGAAACTATCAAGCAGGCATTGTCCCGCTTGGTGAAATTGAAGCTCCTTGAACGGGTCGGACAAGGGAGGGGGACGCGATACGTAAAAATCTAAGAGTGATCAAGAAAGGCGAAATTATCAGAGATATGAGAGAATAGTGGTATGACGAAGTATATTCCCACAATCGGCTTGGAGATACATGCAGAGCTCGCGACTCGGACGAAGATGTTTTGTGCCTGCGCGAACAATACCGACGAAAAAATACCAAATACGAATGTCTGCCCGGTGTGCATGGGACATCCAGGGACTTTGCCAGTGATCAACAAGCAGGCCGTGAAGCTCGTGCTCAAAATGGGTGCGGCGGCTGGTGGCAAGCTCGCGGATTTTACCGAATTTGACCGCAAGAATTATTTTTATCCCGACATTCCGAAGGGGTATCAGATCAGCCAATACAAATATCCGCTCGTGCAGGGTGGGGAGATTGATGGTGTGGCATTGACCCGTATTCATCTTGAGGAAGATACGGCGAAGTCGACTCACGACACTGGTGCGGACAGTTTGGTGGATTTCAATCGTGCCGGCCTGCCGCTCATGGAATTGGTCACGGAACCGGTGATCCATGATGCGCAGACCGCTTCTCGTTTCGCGAAAGAATTGCAGCTCCTCCTCCAGAGCCTCGGTGCTGGCGAAGCCAACATGGAGAAAGGCGAGATGCGTGTGGAAGCGAATATCTCCATTGCTCCAGAGGGTGCGACCAAATTCGGCACGAAAGTGGAGGTGAAAAATCTCAACTCGTTTCGAGCAGTGGAGCGTGCTATCGCGTACGAAATCGCGAGACATACGAAGATCCTTGATGCAGCCGAGCGCGCAAAGAGCGAGGGTGGCGCGGCGTCTGTCTCGGCTACTGCAGAAAAGATCGTCCAAGAAACCCGTGGTTGGGACGAAAAAACGCAGTCGACATTTTCCCAGCGCGCCAAGGAGGATTCTCACGATTATCGTTATTTCCCTGACCCAGACCTACCGAAGCTGTACATCAGCGAGATCTCAGAATTTTCTCTCGCGACCCTCAAGGCTGAGTTGCCGGAATTGCCGTGGCAAAAGCGCGAGCGGTATCAAAAGGTGTACGGTCTCACGCCAAAAGAGGCAGAGATGCTGGTCGGCAGTCCAGAGGTCGGCGCGTATTTTGAAGCGATCTTGGCCGGCTTGGCTGCCAATGGCACGGCCAC of the Patescibacteria group bacterium genome contains:
- the gatB gene encoding Asp-tRNA(Asn)/Glu-tRNA(Gln) amidotransferase subunit GatB, producing MTKYIPTIGLEIHAELATRTKMFCACANNTDEKIPNTNVCPVCMGHPGTLPVINKQAVKLVLKMGAAAGGKLADFTEFDRKNYFYPDIPKGYQISQYKYPLVQGGEIDGVALTRIHLEEDTAKSTHDTGADSLVDFNRAGLPLMELVTEPVIHDAQTASRFAKELQLLLQSLGAGEANMEKGEMRVEANISIAPEGATKFGTKVEVKNLNSFRAVERAIAYEIARHTKILDAAERAKSEGGAASVSATAEKIVQETRGWDEKTQSTFSQRAKEDSHDYRYFPDPDLPKLYISEISEFSLATLKAELPELPWQKRERYQKVYGLTPKEAEMLVGSPEVGAYFEAILAGLAANGTATSGAVDPKSVKLAANYLLSDYIGLLKAAAVEGEISVEMLAKIAPTAFSELLQMIANGKLSSRAAKDIIAIMYAEGGTPQVIADARGLIQKNDEGELKKIMAEVIAQNAKAVADYRAGKAAALQSLVGQGMKATKGGANPEILKKITLELLGA
- a CDS encoding Fic family protein, encoding MEENRLNKRIPLSQDILARISKIDQFQGLWQGSLRLSPQILGRLKAFVIITSTGASTRIEGAKMTDEEIARFLRGLKNQPPKGRDQEEVAGYADLIARVFDNWKTIKLTEGWIQQFHTILLQFSEKDKMHKGKYKDGDNTVVMENDKKENVVLFNPTHSYLVKAEMLAATEWANGQLQSRQIHPILVIANFIFEFLAIHPFSDGNGRVSRALTNLLLLQAGYSYVPYVSLDEIIEQTKVDYYLALRATQKNHGTDREDVAPWVDYFLTALTEQTERARKIVSDDQPEKLLSEKQKEVYQLFTEDTEKGKEIGVAEMVRLLNGRIERETIKQALSRLVKLKLLERVGQGRGTRYVKI